The proteins below come from a single Pseudomonas sp. MYb118 genomic window:
- a CDS encoding RNA-directed DNA polymerase, which translates to MDVIRMSLSLHDLGLAYRKAKVDLYYSTNPSLFDIANYEDDLSKNLTRLKDKIEAVNEDWVKDPAFLGTWTLAPKEIQIVKGKQDQSLIFASPEAEWLSATKVGNHPTAVFRLMARCSIDFHVLSSLWMMEVGDLFDKQLSSNVFGSRLRRNRHDEINTWALGSFKPYLRPFREWRDVGIKAMRTALSEKKKVLALTADVSSFYHELSPGFMVDDSFLKLAEIELNESQSKLNRLFIAALLAWAQQTPLRKGLPVGLPASAVVANAALIRLDQFIEQQVVPLYYGRYVDDILLVMENASDIKTTEQFWEWIFSRDGGKDLLKKDNGSILFKPKYLKEDRIAFENGKNKLFILAGDAGTALVNAISEQINQRASEWRALPDLPNSPNTVATDLLKATNLAGEQADNLRKADALTLHRAGFALSLRDYEAFERDIPPKDWQAHRHAFFAAVIEHLLTPIKFFELAQYLPRIIRMATACEDFEYLEKIINALGGLINKVESDCTLAIKSLAAANVPAEARHLWKRSIWEVTAQSIVSAFPPRLSKSGTTAWKNQMTGHMESLAFVIWNNFLDRPTNITSQHIQKIQARLFSFDLAHIPFRFTGLPQEMVSQRGIPLRKNLTTFDAEELLPDEMTDGIATLANWLRLKRGPPTGLTFATRPFSLNELYLIAPTPFAASSRQTLGLVVQALRGFELTAHKMPHLDKKQVLHIPDGNPKAKQTIAVASLETKDESFTAAIMGLPDPDSLHRYQRINRLINELISRPDGAGYLILPEVSLPPQWFMRIADKLKGRGISLITGVEYLHAPRKYVRHQVWASLTHDGLGFPSLMLYRQDKQRPAFHEEQELFRLAGVQMQPTQEQKWQKPPVIQHGDFRFAIMICSELTNIRYRAALRGQVDALFVPEWNSDTDTFNALVESAALDVHAYIIQCNNRRFGDSRIRAPYKERWKRDILRVKGGNHDYCITGEIDVLSLRQFQSSHRSPASGFKPVPDGFNEDMASDRRVLPKGA; encoded by the coding sequence ATGGACGTCATCCGGATGTCGTTATCGCTGCACGACCTTGGTCTCGCCTATCGCAAGGCTAAGGTTGACCTCTACTACTCAACCAACCCGTCGCTGTTCGACATTGCTAACTATGAAGACGACCTGAGCAAAAACCTCACTCGCCTGAAGGATAAGATCGAAGCGGTGAACGAGGATTGGGTAAAAGACCCTGCATTCCTCGGCACTTGGACGCTGGCACCAAAAGAAATTCAGATTGTGAAAGGAAAGCAGGATCAAAGTCTGATCTTTGCCTCACCGGAAGCCGAGTGGCTAAGCGCGACTAAGGTCGGTAACCATCCCACTGCCGTATTCCGCCTCATGGCCCGCTGCAGCATCGACTTTCATGTGCTGTCATCACTATGGATGATGGAAGTCGGCGATCTCTTCGACAAGCAGCTCAGCAGCAACGTCTTCGGCAGCCGTCTACGCCGCAACCGGCACGATGAGATCAACACGTGGGCCCTTGGATCATTCAAGCCCTATCTGAGACCCTTCCGTGAATGGCGCGATGTTGGCATCAAGGCGATGCGCACAGCGCTCAGCGAGAAGAAAAAAGTACTGGCACTCACAGCCGATGTAAGCAGTTTCTATCACGAGTTAAGCCCCGGCTTTATGGTCGACGATAGCTTCCTCAAACTAGCCGAAATTGAACTGAACGAATCGCAGTCCAAACTGAACCGCCTGTTCATTGCCGCATTGTTGGCCTGGGCACAACAAACGCCGCTACGAAAAGGTTTACCTGTAGGTTTGCCTGCATCTGCTGTGGTCGCAAACGCGGCGCTAATCAGGCTCGACCAGTTCATCGAGCAACAAGTAGTGCCACTCTATTACGGTCGTTATGTGGACGACATTCTGCTGGTTATGGAAAACGCGAGCGATATCAAAACCACTGAGCAGTTTTGGGAGTGGATCTTCAGTCGTGACGGCGGCAAGGACCTGCTCAAAAAAGATAACGGCAGCATCCTCTTCAAGCCTAAATACCTCAAAGAAGACCGCATCGCTTTTGAAAACGGCAAAAACAAGCTATTCATCCTTGCAGGGGATGCAGGTACTGCTCTGGTCAACGCCATTTCTGAACAGATTAACCAACGTGCAAGCGAATGGCGCGCGTTACCCGACCTGCCGAATTCACCCAACACCGTGGCTACGGATTTGCTCAAAGCTACCAACCTTGCAGGAGAGCAAGCAGACAATCTGCGAAAGGCTGATGCACTGACGCTGCACCGCGCCGGTTTTGCCCTTAGCCTCCGCGACTACGAAGCCTTCGAACGCGACATCCCCCCAAAGGATTGGCAAGCACACCGCCATGCCTTTTTCGCCGCAGTCATCGAGCATTTGCTCACCCCAATTAAGTTTTTCGAACTGGCTCAATACCTCCCGCGCATCATCCGCATGGCAACCGCCTGTGAAGATTTTGAATACCTAGAAAAAATCATCAATGCACTGGGTGGCCTGATCAATAAAGTAGAGAGCGACTGTACTCTGGCGATCAAAAGCCTTGCTGCAGCCAACGTGCCAGCAGAAGCCCGACATTTATGGAAGCGATCCATCTGGGAAGTGACAGCGCAGAGCATCGTCTCTGCGTTTCCGCCTCGCCTTAGCAAATCGGGGACTACCGCCTGGAAGAACCAAATGACCGGTCATATGGAGAGCCTTGCCTTCGTCATCTGGAATAACTTCCTGGACAGGCCAACGAACATCACCAGCCAGCACATACAGAAGATTCAAGCTCGGCTGTTCAGCTTCGATCTCGCCCATATCCCCTTTCGCTTTACAGGCCTGCCTCAGGAAATGGTCAGCCAGCGCGGAATTCCACTCCGTAAAAACCTCACAACTTTTGACGCAGAAGAGCTATTGCCTGACGAGATGACCGACGGCATCGCCACACTGGCGAACTGGCTCAGGCTTAAACGCGGCCCCCCAACTGGACTAACCTTCGCCACTCGCCCATTCAGCCTCAATGAGCTCTACCTCATCGCTCCGACTCCTTTTGCAGCCTCCAGCCGCCAAACACTAGGGTTGGTGGTGCAAGCACTGCGAGGTTTTGAGCTGACTGCGCACAAGATGCCACACCTCGACAAAAAGCAGGTTTTGCATATCCCGGACGGAAACCCCAAAGCCAAACAGACCATCGCTGTGGCCAGTTTGGAAACCAAAGATGAAAGCTTTACCGCCGCCATCATGGGGTTGCCCGACCCGGACAGCCTGCACCGTTACCAACGCATCAATCGTCTGATCAACGAACTTATCTCTCGGCCTGACGGCGCTGGTTACTTGATCCTCCCGGAAGTCTCTCTACCGCCCCAATGGTTTATGCGTATCGCCGACAAGCTAAAGGGCCGTGGCATATCTTTGATCACCGGGGTGGAGTACCTCCACGCGCCGAGAAAATATGTGCGCCACCAGGTTTGGGCTTCGTTAACGCACGACGGTCTTGGGTTCCCTTCGCTGATGCTCTATCGACAGGATAAACAGCGTCCAGCATTCCATGAGGAGCAAGAACTCTTTCGCCTAGCAGGCGTGCAGATGCAGCCGACTCAAGAGCAAAAGTGGCAAAAGCCTCCGGTAATCCAGCATGGTGATTTCCGCTTTGCCATCATGATCTGCAGCGAGCTGACCAATATTCGTTATCGTGCGGCTCTACGCGGTCAGGTCGACGCACTGTTTGTTCCAGAGTGGAACAGCGACACTGACACATTCAACGCACTGGTGGAGTCTGCCGCCCTGGATGTTCATGCTTACATCATCCAGTGCAACAACCGCCGCTTCGGTGATAGCCGTATCCGCGCACCTTACAAGGAGCGCTGGAAGCGCGACATATTACGAGTCAAGGGAGGTAACCACGACTACTGCATTACAGGAGAAATCGACGTACTGAGCCTCCGCCAGTTCCAGTCCAGCCACCGCTCGCCAGCCTCAGGTTTCAAGCCTGTACCAGATGGCTTCAACGAGGACATGGCATCGGATCGGAGAGTATTACCCAAAGGTGCCTAG
- a CDS encoding DUF3077 domain-containing protein translates to MSDDPRLTTIGLTPFHYCNNEPLFRVNRGVPIVDALEQVSDLLFLAKLLTVDAAYSRDSDRHAWAAHHLTSMSKAVIDDVQKVLSRWPPMKTAG, encoded by the coding sequence ATGAGCGACGATCCTAGGTTGACGACCATCGGCCTCACCCCTTTTCACTACTGCAATAACGAACCGCTATTCCGAGTAAACCGTGGCGTGCCCATTGTGGATGCCCTGGAGCAAGTGTCAGATTTGCTGTTCCTGGCGAAATTATTGACCGTCGACGCGGCGTACTCCAGGGACAGCGACCGTCATGCATGGGCGGCACATCATTTAACGTCAATGAGCAAAGCGGTGATCGATGATGTTCAGAAGGTGCTGAGCAGGTGGCCACCGATGAAAACTGCCGGCTAG
- a CDS encoding 2-keto-4-pentenoate hydratase, translated as MSTVARVAASLIRAWQEGRQQPLPTVELANEAEAYAVQREVAEALGWFADGPPTAWKLGGAPGGMISAAGVPAGAVHPSGWQVPPGDAFGCGIEGELIVRLSRDLDPNTDLDTARKAVDAWMPGIELCGTRWLQGDQAGPLLRLADQQLNRGLVLGEPQRLVDLPDWSKQSVVLRVDGVVEFSGVGSHPFGDPLSSLPWLARHAAALGSPLRAGDSVACGSWTGIYWAKGGGRVEVEFAGVGRVGLVA; from the coding sequence GTGAGTACGGTCGCGAGGGTGGCGGCGAGCCTGATTCGGGCCTGGCAGGAGGGGCGCCAGCAACCGTTGCCCACCGTTGAACTGGCCAACGAAGCCGAAGCTTACGCCGTGCAGCGAGAGGTGGCGGAGGCGCTTGGCTGGTTTGCCGACGGGCCGCCAACGGCCTGGAAACTGGGCGGTGCTCCAGGCGGGATGATCAGCGCGGCGGGCGTACCGGCAGGGGCGGTGCACCCTTCGGGGTGGCAGGTGCCGCCGGGGGATGCCTTTGGTTGTGGGATTGAAGGTGAACTGATTGTGCGGCTGTCCCGCGACCTTGACCCGAACACGGACCTGGACACTGCTCGTAAGGCGGTTGATGCGTGGATGCCTGGTATCGAACTGTGTGGCACCCGCTGGTTGCAGGGGGATCAGGCTGGGCCGTTGCTTCGGTTGGCGGATCAGCAGCTCAATCGTGGGTTGGTGCTGGGTGAACCGCAGAGACTGGTGGATTTGCCGGATTGGTCGAAGCAGTCGGTGGTGTTGCGGGTGGATGGGGTGGTCGAGTTCAGCGGGGTTGGTAGTCATCCATTTGGTGATCCGTTGAGTTCGTTGCCTTGGTTGGCTCGGCATGCGGCGGCGTTGGGTAGTCCTTTGCGGGCTGGGGATTCGGTGGCTTGTGGTAGTTGGACGGGGATTTATTGGGCGAAGGGTGGGGGGCGGGTGGAGGTTGAGTTTGCGGGGGTTGGGCGGGTTGGGTTGGTGGCTTGA
- the hydA gene encoding dihydropyrimidinase, which translates to MQAFDTVIRNARVVTAADTFTSDIGIRDGRIVALGIDLAPGQREIDAAGRHVTPGGIDSHVHFDQPTGDGSVMADDFFSGTVSAACGGTTTVIPFACQQKGESLRAAVDDYHRRAGNKPVIDYAFHLIVTDPTPQVLREELPALIAEGYTSFKIYMTYDALKLGDREILETLSVARREGAMVMLHAENSDCIAWLTERLLAAGLTAPRYHAASRPMLVEREATHRAIALAELVDVPILIVHVSGREAVEQIRWAQSQGLKVYAETCPQYLFLTADSLGCDDSFEGAKCICSPPPRDAANQQVIWDGLENGSFEIFSSDHAPFRFDGPDGKKAHGESVSFDRVANGIPGVETRMALLWSEGVRSGRITPQAFVALTSTNAAKLYGLYPRKGSIAIGADADLVIWNEGEPVHLSNEKLHHNVDYTPYEGMTLSAWPAMTLSRGEVVWDGEPRGERGRGRFLPCERPAPAQLRRRKTELPL; encoded by the coding sequence ATGCAAGCTTTTGACACGGTGATTCGCAACGCCCGCGTGGTCACCGCGGCGGACACCTTCACCAGCGACATCGGCATTCGTGACGGGCGCATCGTCGCCCTGGGCATCGACCTGGCGCCCGGTCAGCGGGAAATCGACGCGGCCGGCCGGCACGTCACCCCCGGCGGCATCGACAGCCACGTGCACTTCGACCAGCCGACCGGCGACGGCTCGGTGATGGCCGACGACTTTTTCAGTGGCACGGTCTCGGCGGCCTGCGGCGGCACCACCACGGTCATTCCGTTCGCCTGCCAGCAGAAGGGCGAGAGCCTGCGCGCGGCGGTCGATGACTACCATCGCCGGGCGGGGAACAAGCCGGTGATCGACTATGCCTTCCACCTGATCGTCACCGACCCCACCCCGCAGGTGCTGCGTGAAGAACTGCCGGCCTTGATCGCCGAGGGTTACACATCGTTCAAGATCTACATGACCTACGACGCGCTGAAACTGGGCGACCGCGAGATACTCGAGACCCTGTCGGTGGCCCGGCGCGAGGGCGCCATGGTCATGCTCCACGCCGAAAACAGCGATTGCATCGCCTGGCTGACCGAGCGACTGCTGGCCGCCGGGCTGACGGCGCCGCGCTACCACGCGGCGTCGCGACCCATGCTGGTGGAGCGCGAGGCCACCCACCGCGCCATCGCCCTGGCCGAACTGGTGGACGTGCCAATCCTGATCGTGCACGTGTCCGGTCGCGAGGCCGTGGAGCAGATTCGCTGGGCCCAGAGCCAGGGCCTCAAGGTCTACGCCGAAACCTGCCCGCAATACCTGTTCCTCACCGCCGACTCGCTGGGCTGCGACGACAGCTTCGAAGGCGCCAAATGCATCTGCAGCCCGCCGCCGCGCGACGCCGCCAACCAGCAAGTGATCTGGGATGGCCTGGAGAATGGCTCGTTCGAAATCTTCTCGTCCGACCACGCGCCGTTTCGCTTCGACGGCCCGGACGGCAAGAAGGCCCACGGCGAAAGCGTGTCGTTCGACCGGGTCGCCAACGGCATACCCGGTGTCGAAACCCGCATGGCCCTGCTCTGGTCCGAAGGCGTACGCAGCGGACGCATCACCCCGCAAGCCTTCGTCGCGCTGACCTCCACCAACGCCGCCAAACTGTACGGGCTGTACCCGCGCAAGGGCAGCATCGCCATCGGCGCCGATGCCGACCTGGTGATCTGGAACGAAGGCGAGCCGGTGCACCTGAGCAACGAAAAGCTGCACCACAACGTCGACTACACGCCGTACGAAGGCATGACCCTGAGCGCCTGGCCGGCCATGACCCTGTCCCGCGGAGAAGTGGTGTGGGACGGCGAGCCGCGCGGGGAGAGGGGGCGCGGCCGCTTCCTGCCGTGCGAACGTCCGGCGCCTGCGCAGTTGCGTCGACGCAAAACCGAGTTGCCACTGTGA